DNA from Streptococcus parasuis:
TTTGGCATGGCTGGCTGCGTTGGCTGAGTGGGTCACCATGAGAATGGTTTGTCCATCTAAGTTGATGTCTTCAAACAAATTCAGCAAGTCTTCCGAATTGCGGTAATCTAGGGCAGCTGTCGGTTCGTCCGCTAGGACAATTTGTGGCTGGGTAATCAAACTACGGGCAATGGCCACGCGCTGCTTTTGTCCACCAGACAGTTCAAAAGGACGTTTTTTCAGCAAATCTTGAATCCGCAGTTTTGGTGCTAAAACCTTCAAACGTTTTTCCATTTCCTCATGGCTGGTACGGGCCAATACCAGAGGTAAAAAGATATTGTCTTGGATGGACAGGGTGTCCAAGAGATTAAAATCTTGGAAGACAAAACCTAGGTTACGCAAACGGAAATCTGCTAGCTTGCTTTCCTTGATTTTAGTAATATCCTGATTGTTTAAGATAACAGAGCCCCTCGTCGGCTTGTCCAGGGTTGCTAGAATGTTGAGCAAAGTCGTCTTACCTGAACCACTTTCACCCATGATGGCGATAAACTCGCCCTCTTCTACCTTAAAATCCACATCTTGCAAGGCACGAGTTTCCTCTTTTGAAAAGCGCGTGCGGTAAACTTTTTCTAAATGATTGATTTCTAATAACATACAAACTCCTAATTGTTTTCTTTGGATAAATCAACTGTATCAAGTAATGCTTGATAGTCGATTCGGTCTGATTCAGCAATATTATCTTCTAAATCCACCTTATAATAACCATCCTGGACACCGATGGCCCATTCCTTGCCAGTAGTTATAAAGAGATTATTCAAGGACACTGTTTTTTTCACTAACCCCTCTTCTTTGACAACAGGCCATTCCATAAACTTAACTTCTGTTCCTCGAATACTATCTTTGGCAACTTCCTGTTTGCTAACGGCATAGTCTTTTCCCTTGTAATGGAAAGTTTGATAGCCCTCATCAAAGCTAAGGCCTGCTGAAGAAGAAGAACAAGCGGTTAGCATTATACTGCCCAAAGCTAGCAAGCCAAATACTTTCTTTTTCATAGTTTCCTCCCTCTAGTATGCCATAAATCTTATACTTTGCAAATCATGGGCGAGCTCTTCTAAGAATACGGCTTGTTCCAAGAGTTCAGCTTTCTCTTTTTCTGAGAATGCAATTTCTTCGATTCTCTTTGCTTGTAAAAATTTGAATGACATATGATTTCCTTCTTTCTATTTCTTATGAGTCTATTATAGAAAATATTCCTCCTGCATTCTCTTACAGTTCTGATTAAAAAACTTACAGCTTTGTAAGGAAAGCAAAAAAAAGACACCATTCTGGCATCTTTCAATCTAGTCTATTTTGTTTCCCCGATAAAGGCAATCATGTCGTCTAATTCTTCCTTGCTTTTGGTTACAAGTAGATAGGCATCATTTCCCTGCAATTCTGCGAAGGCGTCAGGCATGCGTTTTACTGTTTTTAGCTTATCCGCATAACGATCACGAATAGCATCTGCAGAATGTACATAATCTGTTGCATCACGACGGGTTGCTACCAAACAATATTGTGGCTCAAAACGCCGTTCCTCAACTGAACCTCCAGAAACAACATTGGCATAATCACGGAAAAGATCAATTGAATGGGCATAGTTATATGATTCTACTGTAAAGCCACCGGCCATACGGTTATTGTATTCAATAGCAATATAATCTTTACCATCCTTGAAAAATTCAATATGGAAGAAACGCTCTTTCATGCCAAATGCTTTGATAATGGCACGTCCGTAGGATACCAATTTGGGGTCAAGCTCTTTTTCAATGTAATAGGCATTATCTTTTTTGCTTTGTACCAATTCAAAAGGTGTATGTACATAAGTTAATCCTGTTTCAAATACAACATTTCCCTTGCTGTCAATCAAGCCATCATAAGTTGTAATGATACTTGAATTGACAAATTTCTCAAAGAAATAAGCTGTACGACCATCCCAGGCTGTTTTAAAGTCTTCCAAATCGGCTTTCTTTGTCAGCTTAAAGGTTCCTGATGCTCCCACCCCATTGTCAGGTTTAGCAATCAGTGGGAAACCAATCTTTTTCACAGCTTTTTCAATATCTTTTTCAGTTTTTACAACCATACCTGGAACTACAGGAACACCTGCTTTAGTAAAGTATTTCTTCATTTCAGACTTAAACTTTGTCTTTTTAAGATTGCTTGGCTTAGCCCCAAAGATATTGAATTGTTCACGAAGAGCTGCATCTGTCTCTAACCAATGCTCATTATGAGATTCTACCCGATCCATTGGACCATGCTTGTAAATAAGAAAGGCTGCTGCACGCTTGACTTCATCCAAGTTTTCAAGGTTCTCAACACGGAAGTATTCTGTTAAGGCATTACGAAGTTCTTCAGGGAGCTGATCATAAGGCTCTTGTCCAATACCAAGAACAGTAAAGCCTTCTTTTTTTGCCAATTCAATAGTAAATGGCTGGAAATTTTCAGGATAAAAAGGGGAAATGACGAGATAATTCATAAAAGGTCCTTTCTAGCTTATAATCCAATCGAATGAAGGAAAAATGGCATCTGTTTTCTCCACCATACCCAGTCATGGGCTACATCTGTACCCCATGTATCAAACCAAGCAGGAATATTTTTTTCTTCAAATGCGCGTTTTAGGTTGTAGAATGAATCCAGACCATCTTGTTCCCAATCGCCTAGACCGGTACATACAATAATATCCGCTTGGCGGTATTTATCAATAAACCAGCCATCATGTTGATTCCAAATATAGTCTGCTGGAGAGTTTTGATAAACAACTTCATCATTTCCATAATCTTGATGATGATTGAAATATCGTGCATCGTAAATCCCAGAAAGTGCAATGACTTTTGTAAAAACATCTGGATGTTGTAAGAAGAAATTCAGTGCATGATAAGCTCCCATTGAGCAACCTGTTGCCATCATACCATCAAACCAGCCAGTTTTATGTTTAATAAATGGAATCGCTTCTTCAATCACATAGCGTTCATAGGCACGGTGAGCCTCTGCCTTATCATGAATGGATTTCCAATCGGCCAACCAACTTTCATTATCAAAGCTGGTAAGGGTGAAAAATTGTACATGACCTGCTTCGATAGACCCGCGGCAAGCCTCAATCATACCAAAATCAGCATATTCATTGTAGGAACCACCTGATGAAGCAAAGACGAGCACCGGAATACCTGCGTGACCATAACGATTCAAGTTCATTTCACGACCAAGGTTTCCTGACCAATGACTTAAAAATTCGACATGCATAATGACGTCCTCCTTTGATATTTATTGATTTATGACCAATGTTCACTTAAAAAACGTAGACAATCTGGTAAGTATAAAGCCCAAGCCTCCTCGTTGTGTACCGCACCTGAAATCACTTCTAACTCTAAATTGTCCAAATGAACTCCACCAGAGATCAATTGACGATAGTAAGTCAATGATGAATTGATATAAGCTTGCTTGATATTGCCTGCCATCAATGTTTTGTCAGTATCATCAGCTTCTTCAGTACCCACATAAATGTAAACTCGTTGATTTGGGTCTAGTTTTTTACGCTCAATCAAACGATCAAATGCATCTTGATGAAGCCAGTTAGCAGATGAAAAGACGCCTAAACAGCCAATTTGATCTTGGTAGGCTAATCCCATAAACTGTGTGATATTGCCACCCAATGACGAACCAATCATAGCCGTATGTGCCTTGTCGGATTTGGTCCGATACTCTTTATCAATAAAGGGTTTTACCACATCCATGACAAATTCGGCGTACAAGGTCCCTTTCCCGCCAAATTGAACACCTGGTATGCTTGTTTCACTGTACTTCCAAGCTGCATACTCATGCATCCGTTCCATTCCATCATTATCAATCGCCACCACAATCATTTTACTAATATCTGGATTGCGCTTGATCGTTGGAATAACTTTCCAAGAATGACCTGAAAATGCTTCTTTGCTATAGAGAACATTTTGTCCATCATGGAAATAGACAACAGGATAGGCCGTTTCTGTATCTTCAGCATATCCCTTAGGTAACAATACGCGGACACGACGGTTCCTCCCTGTGAAGGGAACTTCTAATTCATGTGTTTTCATGTCCAAATAAAAGTAAGACTTATTCATAGTAATCTCTTTCATAGGTATTTTAAGTATTATATCATAGTTTTTATGAAATATTCAGAAAATTTAGTTATTTATTTACAACTTTCGTATTTACCGAACATAAACCAGCTATTGCTTCAGGACTTCCTCGTACATTTGGCGGTAATCTTCCAATTCTTTCTTTTCTTGTTGGCTGATGTCTTCAAAGATGTCAAGTAAAATAGTGCCTTTATCACGTTTCCAAGTTGCCACAAATCGCCCTTTATAAAAAACTACAGGTTTGACAATACCTGTCAACGTATAAATGTTACGGATGTATTTTGGAGCGAAAAATGGGTTGTTTTTCTTTTCATACCCCAAAAGTAATTGATCAAACCCAGCAACGAAAAGACACTGAGGTAAATTTGCCTCATCAAGCGTCCCAAGGTAAAACCGTTCCTCTCCATCTACTTGAATTGTTTTTAAATCTAATTGAGCCATCCACTCTAGAATGGTTGACTTATTTTCTTTAAAATAATAACGAGCATCTGCCAAACTGACAGGACCAAAGCCTGAAAAATACCGACGTGCTATTTCCAGCTCAGCTTCTTTCTTTGGTAGTGGTTGAAAGTCACGTAACCGATGAAACCTTTTTACCTCATACTCTTGGTAAATTTCTCCTCGTTCAACCATATAACGAAGGAGCCCGCCCCATGCATTGAAAACTTGTTTTTCTTCTTCCACTCCAATATTCTCAGCTCGGCAAAGAATCTTCAACTCTTCACGAGTCATAGGGCCAGTTTCTAAGGCTTCCAAAATAACTTGATGAAATTTTTTCTTAACCTGTGGTAGAGCACCATCCCAACTTACTGTTTCAAGATAATCAACGCTTGCCATTCTCCCTTCATGAATATAGAGAGGAATTTCCGATTTGAGGTAGGCATGAACTGTCCGTCGAAGTGACCATTGGCGTGTCAGTGAGGCTTGCCAGTCCTGATTTTGAAATGCTTCATTGGTCATTCGATTTCGAAAACCGATATGTACATAGGGCTGAAATTGTGCCTGCAAACCATTGAGGTTTTGGCAGATTTGCTGAACAGACTGGGGTTTCAACAGACCTTGTTTCTGCAGAATAATTCCCTTCCAAGTCTCCTGATTCATAACTTCCCTCTTTCAACTTTACTAAGTCCAGTATATCATAAAAGACACCCGAAGGTGTCCTGTACATTATGCTTTCACAATGGGAATCCAGAGTTCCATTTGGTAGTCTGGGGAACTCATGTCTCCTTCAAAATAGTACTCAAAATCTGGTGCACCTGAATGGCGATAGCCGTGTTCAGGAAAAAAAGTTTCTAGCGCATAACGCCATCCTGCATGAATAGATTGAGGAACAGGGCCTGTTAGGGTAAAAATAGCATAGTCAGCTTCGTGAACATCAAGAAGTTCTAAGCCTAACTTAGTCGCTTTTTCACTATCTGTGACATCATAAGCAGCCATATAATTAATCGTCTCATCCGCTTGAGCTAATGTACAAACTCCAAAGGACTGCCCACTTCCTAGAGCAGCTAACTCTTCATAAGTATGGTTCTTGAACAAGTCTTCCCATACCTGCGGACACACTTCGTTACTGATTGCTGTGCGAAGAAGTCCAGCAACTGTAAAACCAGCCTTCTTTTCAATACGAACATCCATTTCTTTACCTCCTTGGATGGTTAATGATAGTTGCAAGGGTAAGAGGACCTTAAAAGGCAACCCCTTACGCACTTGACTAGGAGAAATCTGATGAAATTGTTTGAAGGCAAAGGCAAAAGAATCCGAAGATTCATACCCATATTTAAGGGCTATATCTATAATCTTTGCCTGTCCTTCACGAATGTCCATAGCAGCTCGCGTCAACTTTCGTAACCGAACGTATTCTGACAAGGACATATCTGTCAGAATCGAAAAGAGACGACTAAACATGGGAACGGAATATCCTGATATGCGCAAAAATTCCCGTTCATCGATTTCGCTTTCTAAAACGGACTCTAGGTAACGTACGGTTGCATTGAACTCTTTTATCATCAACTTCCCCTTTCCCTATCAGTTTACCATCTACCATCCAAGTTTTCCCGATACTTTTCGTCGGAAAACTATCGGCTTAAACCGTCAAAAACTCTTCCAAGTCCTTGAGGGAACGCTCTGCTATTGCTTCATAACGCTCCTTCTTATCGCGGATACGTGGCCCATCCAGCTCCTTGATGATACCAAAATTGACATTCATAGGCTGGAAGTGCTTGCTTTCGGTGTGGGTGATGTAAAATGGCAGAGCTCCGATGGCTGTGGTCTGTGGGAAGATGACTGGCTCTTCGCCATGGAAACGGCGAACAGCATTGATACCGGCTACTAAGCCAGAGGCGGCAGACTCGACATAGCCTTCTACTCCTGTCATTTGACCTGCAAAGAAAAGATTGGGATTTTTCTTGGTCGCAAAGGTCTGTTCCAATAAGTTTGGCGAATCCATGTAGGAATTGCGGTGCATAACACCATAGCGGACAAACTCAGCATTTTCAAGCCCTGGAATCATCTGGAAGACCCGCTTCTGCTCACCCCACTTAAGGTGGGTCTGGAAGCCAACAATGTTGTAAAGACTACCTGCTGCATTGTCCTGACGGAGTTGGACAACAGCATAGGGGGTCTTGTATTCACCATCACGTGGTCCCTTGTAATCTTCAGGGTATTCCAGACCGACTGGCTTCATTGGGCCATATAGCATGGTTTTGATTCCACGTTTGGCCATGACTTCAATAGGCATACAGCCTTCAAAGTATTTTTCTTTTTCAAAGGAATTGAGCGGCGCCTCCTCGGCTGAAATCAAGGCTTCATAGAAAAAGGTGAACTGCTCCTTGTTCATCGGAGCATTGAGATAGGCAGCTTCTCCCTTGTCGTAACGGGACTTAAGATAAACTAAGTCCATGTTAATGGTCGAACTGTCGACAATCGGTGCTGCCGCATCGTAGAAGTAAAAACCGTCGCCACCATTAAGCGCGTGAATCTTCTCCGCCAAGGCGTCAGATGTCAAAGGTCCCGTCGCGATAACTGTAATAGCATCTTCTGGAATCTCTGTAATCTCCTCACGAATAACCTCAATCAGTGGGTGATTGTAAATCTCATCAGTTACCGCTTGGGAAAAATTCTCACGATCCATGGCCATGGCACCGCCTGCAGGCACACGGTGGGCTTCACCAGCTCGCATGATAATGGAATCCAAACGACGCATTTCTTCCTTGAGAAGGCCGACAGCGTTGGTCAAACTATCGCCACGGAATGAATTGGAACAAACCAACTCAGCAAACTTGTCTGTCTTGTGCTGAGGAGTCGGCTTGACACCACGCATCTCGTAGAGTTTGACAGGGATGCCGCGTTTGGCAATCTGATAAGCAGCTTCTGAGCCAGCCAAGCCAGCTCCGATAACATTAATATGGGTTTGAGACATGAAACTAATACCTCTAGCCAGAATATCTGACTACTGTTTGGGAATACCCCAAAACAGAACCTTTCTAATTTATAATACTACTCCAGTATATCAGATAATGAATAGAAATGGCAAAAACGAACCTTTACGGTAATAATAAATTATATATTTACATAATATAATTTACGAAAACAAACTGGTATTTTCTCACCCGAAGGTCTGTTATACCTCTCTTCGACATAGAAGCAATGATAGAAAAAAGAACTACTTTCATGTATGAATGTAGTTCTTTGATTAGTTAACGAATCAGTTCGATAATATCATCGATAATCGTAAAGTCCCAACCTTTTTCTTGGTAAGCAAAAATCTCATCAGGACTATAAGGGAAAGTATTCAGTAAGACACCATCAATTCCAACAGCTTGAGCAATAGCAATGTCTGAAGTCAAGTCATTACCGACAAAGACTGTTTCAGCTGGATCTAACTGATTTTCACCCATTAAACCTAGCAGAAATTCGGGTTCAGGTTTCTTAATGCGATAATCTGAGGAAATATAAATTTTCTCCATAAAGGTTGCGCACCCTGTTAGTTCAATCTCAGCTTGGGTAAATATTCGCTGAGCATTGGATAAGATAAACAATCGTGCACCCCTATTTTGTAGTTCCTCTAGGGTAGCTAAGGTATGCTGATAAGCTTCTAATTTTTCGCGAGAAAGGACCCGGAATACGGTAGCTACCATTTGTCCGAAAGTCTTTAAATCAGCAGGTTTATTTTGGGTTTCCCGTCCATATTTGGTATCAGTCAGTAATTGAACAAATACTTTCTCTAAGTCAATTTCGACATCGTGGTAAGGACTGATCCGGATCAAATCAAGCTCTGCTTCATTCGCAGTTTCTTGGAATGCACTTCTCAGCTGTCTAGAACCATAAGAACATCCAAAAGAATTATAGATAGCAGCCATCTTTTCCCATAATTCCAACTTGTTTTCATCCGTTACAATATCTACTAGAGTACCATAAAAATCAAAGATGTAATTCTTATATTGTTTCACTAAGTTCTCCTATCTATGAGATATATAAGATATTATAACGCAATACGCAAGCGTTTGCAACAAAAGTTTGAAAATTAGTCTGGAAGTTTTCGAAAAAATTCCGAAGAAGTAAAACTATGTAGGAATGGAAAACATTAACTGATTTTTTCCCGCAGTTTTTCAACAAAGAGATAAGCTGCTGGGCAAATCAAGGTGTTTTTTATGGTTAAATTGTTGATTTGATAGATTTTTTTACGATCGGTATGTGGAAATTCTCGGCAAGCTTTTGGTCTCGCATCATAGATGCTGCAAAGATTATCTCCACCTAGGAATGGGCAGGGCATTGCCTGAAATACCTTATCTCCATCTTCGTCTATTCTCAAATACATCTCTTCGAAAACAGGTAGTTTCATTCGAAGATACTTGGCTATGCGAGTTATATCAGCTTCGGTAAAAAGTGGCCCCAATGTTTTGCAACAGTTTGCACATTCTGTACAATCAATTTCAGAAAAGACTTCTGCGTGTATGTCCTGTACGATTCTGTCTAAATTCTTAGGCGCTCTTTTCTTGAGATTTGCTAGAAATTTTCTGTGTTCTCCTTGCTTCTGCAGGGCCAATTGCTTGTATTTTTCAATGTCGACACTCATAAACTCTCCTTTTCGTCCTCCATTATACCACAAACCAGACTGCCAGCTCTGCTATTTTTCAAAATCGCTGTCGTCAAATATCCTGCGAGATACTTCCGCTACTGGAAGACCGATAATGGTATGAACATCCCCGTAAATACTCGCCACAAATCGTGGATCCAGCTCCTGAATACCATAGGCACCTGCCTTATCAAGTGGTTGCTTTTCAAAAATATAGGACTGAATTAGCTCCTCTAGTGCGGGATAATAGTCAACAAAATCAATCTGTGCCAGCGTATAGAAAACATCCAGTGATTCCGACGTTCGTAGACAAACTGAGGTCACCACATAATGACTCTTGCCAAAATAGGATCGAAACATCTCTTCAGCCTCGGTCAAATCTTTTGGTTTATTAAAAATCTGTTCGTCTGCGATTACAATTGTATCTGCCGAAATATAGAGATGACCTGGGGTCAACTTGATCTCAGACTTGGCCTTGGAAATCTCACAACACGATTTAGCTGCCCGAGTGAGAAAATCATCGGAAGCAAATTGGTTCATAAAATATTCTTCAATTCCTCGTTCATCCACTTCAACAGAGGTAATGTGTGGTTTCAAGAACTTTAATAACTCCTTACGACGTGGTGAATTACTGAGCAAGACATAGGATGAAATCGGTTCACGTTTGCCTTCTCTTTGATATTGAAATACAGTTTTCATAGTTCCTCCATTAAAAAACAGAGTCCGAAGACCCTGTTTCAAAAAAATTGCTTACATTTCTTCTTTACGACGTAGAGCCATTGCCAGTCCCGCGAGACCTAAACCAAACAGGCTGAGCGTCAGATTCATCTGGTCACCAGTATTTGGCAAGACTCCTGCTTTTGTAGTTTTTACTGGACTTGCTACTTCTGGTTTTTTATCTCCTACTTTCGGAGAATCAACTGGGGCCTTCTTGTCCGTTGCTGAAGTATTTTGTACTTGATTAGATGGTGAATCCGTATTTTCGGCTGGAACAGTTTCTGGATTTGAGGCTGGATTTTCTGGATCAGTATCCAATAAAATTTTGATAAAGTCTGGGTAGCCATCTTCATCCGTATCAATACTTGAATTTACAGGAATGATACGTGAATATGGGTTGATATCTGCATAGGCTGATAGGTCTGCAGTTTTTAAGTAATCTGCAAATACACTATCCATTGACGGGCCTTCTTCGCGAGCACCACCAAGCATTGTGTAGCCATCACCACCAGCAGCAAGGAAGTCATTTGTTGCTAAATAGTACGTTTTTTCAAGATCCAAGGCGTCATATTCGCCAGTCTCTGGATTAAGAATACCGATAAGAAGAACACGTTCTTCTACAGGAAGAGTTGGATCGTAGAATACATTTGCTCCTGAAATGTGTAGGAATCCACCACTAGCTTCAAAGAGTGGCATGCCATTTTCATCTAAAAGCATCTCGCCAGTTTCTGGATTCACTTGCAATGTAGATGATAAAGACTTGGTAAACATATCATAAATTTGCTGACCAGTCACTGTAATTTGTGAAATGATATTACCGAATGGTAAAACTGCAATAATATCACCTTTTGTAACCGGTTGATCTTTAGCAATAGTTGCGCGAAGACCACCACCGTTAGTCACAGCAAGGCTAGTTTTATTTGAGAAACCTGTTTGACCATAAGCATAGATCGCATCTGTTACTGCATTACCTAAGTTTGTTTCACGTACACGAACATTTGAACGCTCACCATTCAATTCAACTGGGTTGTTTTCAATCACTACTTGTGCATTTTCAGCTTCATATTTTGCTTTGATTTCATTCACAAGCTCAGTAATTGCAGAATCTGGTGTCACAGAGGCCGTATCTGCAGCAGAAATAAGACTTGCTTCGCCCAATAATTGTTCAGATTTTAAGGTAACTTTACCAATATT
Protein-coding regions in this window:
- a CDS encoding ABC transporter ATP-binding protein; this encodes MLLEINHLEKVYRTRFSKEETRALQDVDFKVEEGEFIAIMGESGSGKTTLLNILATLDKPTRGSVILNNQDITKIKESKLADFRLRNLGFVFQDFNLLDTLSIQDNIFLPLVLARTSHEEMEKRLKVLAPKLRIQDLLKKRPFELSGGQKQRVAIARSLITQPQIVLADEPTAALDYRNSEDLLNLFEDINLDGQTILMVTHSANAASHAKRVLFIKDGRIFHQLYKAGKSNQDFAKEISLNMSALLGGE
- a CDS encoding NisI/SpaI family lantibiotic immunity lipoprotein yields the protein MKKKVFGLLALGSIMLTACSSSSAGLSFDEGYQTFHYKGKDYAVSKQEVAKDSIRGTEVKFMEWPVVKEEGLVKKTVSLNNLFITTGKEWAIGVQDGYYKVDLEDNIAESDRIDYQALLDTVDLSKENN
- a CDS encoding ATP-grasp domain-containing protein, which codes for MNYLVISPFYPENFQPFTIELAKKEGFTVLGIGQEPYDQLPEELRNALTEYFRVENLENLDEVKRAAAFLIYKHGPMDRVESHNEHWLETDAALREQFNIFGAKPSNLKKTKFKSEMKKYFTKAGVPVVPGMVVKTEKDIEKAVKKIGFPLIAKPDNGVGASGTFKLTKKADLEDFKTAWDGRTAYFFEKFVNSSIITTYDGLIDSKGNVVFETGLTYVHTPFELVQSKKDNAYYIEKELDPKLVSYGRAIIKAFGMKERFFHIEFFKDGKDYIAIEYNNRMAGGFTVESYNYAHSIDLFRDYANVVSGGSVEERRFEPQYCLVATRRDATDYVHSADAIRDRYADKLKTVKRMPDAFAELQGNDAYLLVTKSKEELDDMIAFIGETK
- a CDS encoding esterase family protein, producing the protein MHVEFLSHWSGNLGREMNLNRYGHAGIPVLVFASSGGSYNEYADFGMIEACRGSIEAGHVQFFTLTSFDNESWLADWKSIHDKAEAHRAYERYVIEEAIPFIKHKTGWFDGMMATGCSMGAYHALNFFLQHPDVFTKVIALSGIYDARYFNHHQDYGNDEVVYQNSPADYIWNQHDGWFIDKYRQADIIVCTGLGDWEQDGLDSFYNLKRAFEEKNIPAWFDTWGTDVAHDWVWWRKQMPFFLHSIGL
- a CDS encoding alpha/beta hydrolase, whose amino-acid sequence is MNKSYFYLDMKTHELEVPFTGRNRRVRVLLPKGYAEDTETAYPVVYFHDGQNVLYSKEAFSGHSWKVIPTIKRNPDISKMIVVAIDNDGMERMHEYAAWKYSETSIPGVQFGGKGTLYAEFVMDVVKPFIDKEYRTKSDKAHTAMIGSSLGGNITQFMGLAYQDQIGCLGVFSSANWLHQDAFDRLIERKKLDPNQRVYIYVGTEEADDTDKTLMAGNIKQAYINSSLTYYRQLISGGVHLDNLELEVISGAVHNEEAWALYLPDCLRFLSEHWS
- a CDS encoding DNA glycosylase AlkZ-like family protein → MNQETWKGIILQKQGLLKPQSVQQICQNLNGLQAQFQPYVHIGFRNRMTNEAFQNQDWQASLTRQWSLRRTVHAYLKSEIPLYIHEGRMASVDYLETVSWDGALPQVKKKFHQVILEALETGPMTREELKILCRAENIGVEEEKQVFNAWGGLLRYMVERGEIYQEYEVKRFHRLRDFQPLPKKEAELEIARRYFSGFGPVSLADARYYFKENKSTILEWMAQLDLKTIQVDGEERFYLGTLDEANLPQCLFVAGFDQLLLGYEKKNNPFFAPKYIRNIYTLTGIVKPVVFYKGRFVATWKRDKGTILLDIFEDISQQEKKELEDYRQMYEEVLKQ
- a CDS encoding AraC family transcriptional regulator, with the protein product MIKEFNATVRYLESVLESEIDEREFLRISGYSVPMFSRLFSILTDMSLSEYVRLRKLTRAAMDIREGQAKIIDIALKYGYESSDSFAFAFKQFHQISPSQVRKGLPFKVLLPLQLSLTIQGGKEMDVRIEKKAGFTVAGLLRTAISNEVCPQVWEDLFKNHTYEELAALGSGQSFGVCTLAQADETINYMAAYDVTDSEKATKLGLELLDVHEADYAIFTLTGPVPQSIHAGWRYALETFFPEHGYRHSGAPDFEYYFEGDMSSPDYQMELWIPIVKA
- the trmFO gene encoding methylenetetrahydrofolate--tRNA-(uracil(54)-C(5))-methyltransferase (FADH(2)-oxidizing) TrmFO; amino-acid sequence: MSQTHINVIGAGLAGSEAAYQIAKRGIPVKLYEMRGVKPTPQHKTDKFAELVCSNSFRGDSLTNAVGLLKEEMRRLDSIIMRAGEAHRVPAGGAMAMDRENFSQAVTDEIYNHPLIEVIREEITEIPEDAITVIATGPLTSDALAEKIHALNGGDGFYFYDAAAPIVDSSTINMDLVYLKSRYDKGEAAYLNAPMNKEQFTFFYEALISAEEAPLNSFEKEKYFEGCMPIEVMAKRGIKTMLYGPMKPVGLEYPEDYKGPRDGEYKTPYAVVQLRQDNAAGSLYNIVGFQTHLKWGEQKRVFQMIPGLENAEFVRYGVMHRNSYMDSPNLLEQTFATKKNPNLFFAGQMTGVEGYVESAASGLVAGINAVRRFHGEEPVIFPQTTAIGALPFYITHTESKHFQPMNVNFGIIKELDGPRIRDKKERYEAIAERSLKDLEEFLTV
- a CDS encoding HAD family hydrolase translates to MKQYKNYIFDFYGTLVDIVTDENKLELWEKMAAIYNSFGCSYGSRQLRSAFQETANEAELDLIRISPYHDVEIDLEKVFVQLLTDTKYGRETQNKPADLKTFGQMVATVFRVLSREKLEAYQHTLATLEELQNRGARLFILSNAQRIFTQAEIELTGCATFMEKIYISSDYRIKKPEPEFLLGLMGENQLDPAETVFVGNDLTSDIAIAQAVGIDGVLLNTFPYSPDEIFAYQEKGWDFTIIDDIIELIR
- a CDS encoding YkgJ family cysteine cluster protein; translation: MSVDIEKYKQLALQKQGEHRKFLANLKKRAPKNLDRIVQDIHAEVFSEIDCTECANCCKTLGPLFTEADITRIAKYLRMKLPVFEEMYLRIDEDGDKVFQAMPCPFLGGDNLCSIYDARPKACREFPHTDRKKIYQINNLTIKNTLICPAAYLFVEKLREKIS
- a CDS encoding Maf family protein, producing the protein MKTVFQYQREGKREPISSYVLLSNSPRRKELLKFLKPHITSVEVDERGIEEYFMNQFASDDFLTRAAKSCCEISKAKSEIKLTPGHLYISADTIVIADEQIFNKPKDLTEAEEMFRSYFGKSHYVVTSVCLRTSESLDVFYTLAQIDFVDYYPALEELIQSYIFEKQPLDKAGAYGIQELDPRFVASIYGDVHTIIGLPVAEVSRRIFDDSDFEK
- the nt5e gene encoding cell surface ecto-5'-nucleotidase Nt5e gives rise to the protein MKKKDLLLPVLSTLLLSPVILAQQVQADEVQTVDTSSTIVQQTETTGTSASVSNSALNTTETGSSGSTTDGATADVVAIEASTPTEITASNTATDSIDAVIIHTNDVHGRILEEKGVIGDAKAAAVIEEERSKVENTIVVDAGDAFQGLPISNSTKGEDRANIMNQVGYDAMAVGNHEFDFGMDQAIKYKETLNFPLLSANKYVNGARVFEASTIVDKTPTVVGDEFVVIGVTTPETATKTHPKNIEGVTFADPITEVNKVIDEVEARALADNRVYNNYIILAHLGVDATTPVEWRGSTLAEALSQNSKLAGKRVIVIDGHSHTVQSATYGDNVTYNQTGSYLNNIGKVTLKSEQLLGEASLISAADTASVTPDSAITELVNEIKAKYEAENAQVVIENNPVELNGERSNVRVRETNLGNAVTDAIYAYGQTGFSNKTSLAVTNGGGLRATIAKDQPVTKGDIIAVLPFGNIISQITVTGQQIYDMFTKSLSSTLQVNPETGEMLLDENGMPLFEASGGFLHISGANVFYDPTLPVEERVLLIGILNPETGEYDALDLEKTYYLATNDFLAAGGDGYTMLGGAREEGPSMDSVFADYLKTADLSAYADINPYSRIIPVNSSIDTDEDGYPDFIKILLDTDPENPASNPETVPAENTDSPSNQVQNTSATDKKAPVDSPKVGDKKPEVASPVKTTKAGVLPNTGDQMNLTLSLFGLGLAGLAMALRRKEEM